Proteins encoded in a region of the Spiribacter sp. 1M189 genome:
- a CDS encoding GspE/PulE family protein encodes MAVARPTRPQRLGDQLIERGLIDEQDLKLALDEQKRSGLALGEALVQTGRITERRLNEILAEHYGIQAADPNQYWVDQETASQLPEEAARRFGAVILEERSDDFLVATDDPGDVMALDEIERILPKPVEFRLAGRQEIIDVINLVYGRSDELESIADEISEELEGTDEIDLTNLTVGAGRASSPAVRLLKSLMDDAIQRGISDIHIEPDQKLLRIRSRKDGILHERLVRQGNIQNALISLLKLMAGLNITERRLPQDGRFHTRIQGRSVDVRLATLPQQHGESVVLRLLDQNAVVTSLDQTGMNDEMLTRFRRLIGIPNGLILVTGPTGSGKSTTLYGALSEMNSPEVKIITVEDPVEYALSRVTQVQVHEQIGLDFARVLRTALRQDPDIVMVGEIRDSETAEIALRAAITGHRVLSTLHTNDAVSSANRLLDMGVQPFMLAAALRGVVAQRLLRRVCPQCSEPRPANDDEIAWLKRAGQADPASLLIHEGEGCPFCEHSGYSGRVGLFELVEVDDGMRDALRRSNISEFSRLAHQSPAYRPIQDMALEFIRRGTTNVMEVIRVFGEVSAEEN; translated from the coding sequence ATGGCCGTCGCGCGACCCACTCGCCCGCAGCGCCTCGGTGATCAGCTCATCGAGCGCGGGCTCATTGATGAGCAGGACCTCAAGCTCGCGCTGGATGAGCAGAAGCGCTCCGGCCTCGCCCTGGGCGAGGCGCTGGTACAGACCGGCCGCATCACCGAGCGACGGCTTAACGAGATTCTTGCCGAGCACTACGGCATCCAGGCGGCGGATCCCAACCAGTACTGGGTGGATCAGGAGACCGCCAGCCAGTTGCCCGAGGAAGCCGCCCGTCGCTTTGGCGCGGTCATCCTTGAGGAGCGCAGCGATGACTTTCTCGTCGCCACCGACGACCCGGGGGATGTCATGGCGCTCGACGAGATCGAGCGCATCCTGCCCAAGCCGGTGGAATTCCGCCTTGCCGGGCGGCAGGAGATCATTGATGTCATCAATCTCGTCTACGGCCGCTCCGACGAGCTGGAGAGCATTGCCGACGAGATCAGCGAAGAGCTCGAGGGCACGGACGAGATCGATCTCACCAACCTCACGGTGGGCGCGGGACGGGCAAGCTCGCCGGCGGTGCGGCTGCTGAAATCGCTGATGGACGACGCCATCCAGCGTGGTATATCCGATATCCATATCGAACCGGATCAGAAACTGCTGCGCATCCGCTCGCGCAAGGATGGCATCCTGCATGAGCGTCTGGTGCGCCAGGGTAATATCCAGAACGCCCTGATCTCGCTGCTCAAACTCATGGCCGGACTCAACATCACCGAGCGCCGGCTGCCGCAGGATGGGCGTTTCCACACCCGTATCCAGGGCCGGAGTGTCGATGTCCGCCTCGCCACCCTGCCCCAGCAGCACGGCGAGAGCGTGGTGCTGCGGCTGCTCGACCAGAATGCAGTGGTCACCTCACTGGACCAGACCGGCATGAACGACGAGATGCTCACCCGCTTCAGGCGGCTAATCGGCATCCCGAACGGACTGATCCTCGTGACCGGCCCGACCGGCTCGGGTAAATCCACCACGCTCTACGGCGCGCTCAGCGAGATGAATTCACCGGAGGTGAAGATCATCACCGTCGAGGACCCGGTGGAATACGCCCTCTCCCGCGTCACTCAGGTCCAGGTGCACGAGCAGATCGGACTGGATTTCGCCCGCGTGTTGCGCACAGCCCTGCGACAGGACCCGGACATCGTCATGGTCGGTGAGATCCGCGATTCGGAGACCGCCGAGATCGCCCTGCGCGCGGCCATCACCGGCCATCGCGTGCTCTCGACGCTGCATACCAACGACGCGGTCTCCTCGGCCAATCGGCTGCTGGACATGGGCGTGCAGCCATTCATGCTCGCTGCGGCGCTGCGCGGCGTCGTCGCCCAGCGCCTGCTGCGGCGGGTGTGCCCGCAGTGCAGCGAGCCACGGCCGGCGAACGATGATGAGATCGCCTGGCTGAAGCGCGCCGGGCAGGCGGATCCGGCCTCTTTGCTGATCCACGAGGGAGAGGGCTGCCCGTTCTGTGAGCATAGCGGCTACAGCGGCCGCGTCGGGCTCTTCGAGCTGGTGGAAGTGGATGATGGCATGCGGGATGCGCTTCGGCGGAGCAATATCAGTGAGTTTTCCCGGCTCGCCCACCAGTCACCGGCCTACCGGCCCATTCAGGACATGGCGCTCGAATTCATCCGGCGCGGTACCACCAACGTCATGGAAGTGATCCGGGTATTTGGCGAAGTGTCCGCGGAGGAGAACTGA
- a CDS encoding type II secretion system F family protein → MPRFRYRARTAEGQLIRGEVDADDQRGAANYVMNLGATPLALEPENDEKVGASTDVGELLARYFGRPVPLTDLIIFARHFRSLLHAGVPVIRALRGLADNAQNDRLKKSLLDIAINLESGSALAESMNQHRSVFPPLFIHMVRVGEQSGQLETALARMADNLEQERLTRERIKSALRYPIFVLIAIVGAFLVVNLFVIPTFAQLFESLNTELPFATRILLGMSNFMQQNGIALLVMAVAGGFFLRSYLRTDAGRLQWDQFKLRLPIAGPVLRRALLARFGRTFAMALRAGVPLLTAIDSVAEATDNRFVSKGIKGLRAGIERGESLHSVCKQSGLFTPMVLQMLAVGEETGQLADLMDQVAAFYESEVEADLKRLPSYIEPIMVGFIGLLVLVLAVGIFMPVWQMSSAFG, encoded by the coding sequence GTGCCCCGCTTCCGCTACCGGGCGAGAACCGCGGAAGGCCAGCTCATTCGGGGCGAGGTCGATGCCGACGACCAGCGCGGTGCGGCGAACTATGTCATGAACCTCGGGGCGACACCGCTGGCGCTGGAACCAGAAAACGATGAAAAGGTTGGTGCCAGCACGGATGTCGGCGAGTTGCTCGCGCGCTATTTCGGCCGCCCCGTGCCACTCACCGACCTCATCATCTTCGCCCGGCATTTCCGTTCACTGCTGCATGCCGGCGTCCCGGTGATCCGCGCCCTGCGCGGTCTGGCGGATAATGCCCAGAATGACCGGCTGAAAAAGTCGTTGCTGGATATCGCCATTAACCTTGAAAGTGGTAGTGCCCTGGCGGAGAGCATGAATCAGCACCGCTCGGTATTCCCGCCGCTGTTCATCCACATGGTGCGCGTCGGGGAACAGTCCGGTCAGCTCGAGACGGCACTGGCACGCATGGCGGATAACCTCGAACAGGAGCGCCTCACCCGCGAGCGGATCAAATCCGCCCTGCGCTACCCGATTTTCGTCCTGATTGCGATTGTCGGGGCCTTCCTGGTCGTCAATCTATTCGTCATCCCCACCTTTGCGCAGCTCTTCGAGAGCCTGAATACCGAACTGCCCTTCGCGACACGCATCCTGCTCGGCATGTCGAATTTCATGCAGCAAAACGGCATTGCCCTGTTGGTGATGGCCGTGGCGGGCGGATTCTTCCTGCGCTCCTACCTGCGCACCGACGCCGGCCGGCTGCAGTGGGATCAGTTCAAATTGCGCCTCCCCATCGCAGGCCCGGTCCTGCGGCGTGCCCTACTGGCGCGTTTCGGGCGGACTTTTGCCATGGCCCTGCGCGCCGGCGTCCCGCTGCTCACCGCCATCGATTCGGTGGCTGAAGCCACCGATAACCGGTTTGTGAGCAAAGGCATCAAGGGGCTGCGCGCGGGTATCGAGCGTGGCGAGAGCCTGCACAGCGTCTGCAAGCAAAGCGGGCTTTTCACGCCCATGGTGCTGCAGATGCTCGCCGTCGGTGAAGAGACCGGCCAGCTTGCCGACCTGATGGATCAGGTTGCCGCGTTCTACGAAAGCGAGGTCGAAGCCGATCTGAAACGACTGCCCTCCTACATCGAGCCGATCATGGTGGGCTTCATCGGGTTACTCGTGCTCGTCCTCGCGGTGGGCATCTTCATGCCCGTCTGGCAGATGAGCTCTGCGTTCGGATGA
- a CDS encoding HD domain-containing phosphohydrolase, with amino-acid sequence MSDDRLSFAPETETRGEVVSKPWKVLVADDDEEVHVMSKLALDDYVYLGQPIEFLDSYDVAQTLSLLRAHPDVALVLLDVVMDQADAGLRIVEFIRETLGEKSTRIILRTGEPGSAPEKEVIRRYDINDYKEKTELTATKLYTAVHTSIKSYCDSRTIRASREGFNQIISEAADLYRLESQRTFVQTAITQFSNLMQSNPDVVLLKSEGDIDAAAFFMDGVGSNVRSIAGTGRFELLPELHAESVLGSDHMQTVMTAFSQKRSVLEDNALACAFSSDSLGTFVLLFDGVGLLDSFDHSLINVFLSHICRAMENNSLHQEILDTQFEVIHRLGEVVEFRSSETSAHVERVAHITRLIAQSLGYPSSEIDDLALASVLHDLGKIAIPDQILNKPGRLTAEEFEEVMEHTRIGHSILEHSSRRVLKLAATIALDHHEKWDGSGYPRGKRGTEIADEARIVAIADVYDALRSERAYKRAWDREETREQLIGDAGRHFDPMMIEHFRKVEPQIAVLYG; translated from the coding sequence ATGAGCGATGATCGGCTGAGCTTTGCGCCGGAGACCGAGACACGGGGCGAGGTCGTCTCGAAGCCATGGAAAGTCCTCGTCGCGGATGACGATGAGGAAGTTCACGTCATGAGCAAGCTGGCCCTGGACGACTATGTCTATCTGGGGCAGCCAATCGAGTTTCTCGACAGCTACGACGTTGCCCAGACCCTCTCGCTCCTGCGAGCGCATCCGGATGTGGCCCTGGTGCTGCTGGATGTGGTGATGGATCAGGCCGACGCGGGCCTCAGGATCGTCGAGTTCATCCGCGAGACGCTGGGCGAGAAAAGCACGCGCATCATACTGCGGACCGGCGAGCCGGGCTCCGCGCCGGAGAAAGAGGTCATCCGGCGGTACGACATCAACGATTACAAAGAGAAGACGGAGCTGACCGCGACCAAGCTCTACACGGCCGTCCACACGTCGATCAAGAGTTACTGCGACAGCCGGACCATTCGTGCGAGTCGAGAGGGCTTCAACCAAATCATCAGCGAAGCAGCCGACCTCTACCGGCTGGAGAGCCAGCGGACGTTCGTACAGACCGCCATCACCCAGTTCTCGAATCTCATGCAGTCCAATCCGGATGTGGTCCTCCTGAAATCCGAAGGGGACATCGACGCCGCTGCATTCTTCATGGACGGAGTAGGGAGCAACGTTCGGTCGATTGCCGGTACCGGCCGTTTCGAACTCCTCCCGGAGCTGCATGCCGAGAGCGTTCTCGGATCAGATCACATGCAGACAGTGATGACGGCGTTCAGTCAGAAACGATCGGTGCTCGAGGATAACGCGCTCGCCTGTGCCTTCTCGTCGGACAGTCTCGGCACCTTTGTGCTGCTCTTCGACGGTGTGGGACTGCTGGACAGCTTTGACCACTCCTTGATCAACGTCTTCCTCAGTCACATCTGTCGGGCGATGGAGAACAACAGCCTCCATCAGGAGATACTGGATACCCAGTTCGAGGTGATTCACAGGCTCGGCGAGGTGGTGGAGTTCCGCTCCTCGGAGACATCGGCGCATGTCGAGCGGGTCGCGCACATCACGCGTTTGATCGCGCAGTCACTCGGTTATCCGAGCTCGGAAATCGATGACCTCGCCCTGGCATCGGTGCTCCATGACCTCGGTAAGATCGCCATCCCGGATCAGATCCTGAACAAGCCGGGCCGCCTCACCGCAGAGGAGTTCGAAGAAGTGATGGAACACACCAGGATCGGTCACTCCATCCTCGAGCATTCCAGCCGACGGGTCCTCAAACTGGCGGCGACGATCGCCCTCGATCATCACGAGAAGTGGGATGGCTCGGGTTATCCCCGTGGCAAACGAGGAACAGAGATCGCTGATGAGGCGCGCATCGTCGCGATTGCTGACGTCTATGATGCCCTGCGTTCAGAGCGGGCCTACAAGCGGGCATGGGACCGCGAGGAAACCCGGGAGCAGCTTATTGGCGATGCGGGCCGCCATTTCGATCCAATGATGATCGAGCACTTCAGGAAAGTTGAGCCGCAGATCGCCGTGCTTTACGGCTGA
- the mshL gene encoding pilus (MSHA type) biogenesis protein MshL — translation MRPTRILLLVAMALTLAGCAATGGMSPGERNAAIGEMMTGGSQAATATDEDVPPLPEAAREMLTPPPLETDAPAPVQEPRFDITADRVAVAEFYHGLVEDTPYNVVVHPEVAGTVSLRLNDVSVPEVMDILSEGYGYHYQRTDGSYLVLPSALETRVFRLDYINVQREGVSGTSITGGEITSSEEEDDANDSGEVNGSSLITRSSSRIWSDIETAIEEIIAGNRDDGPETQNASPDPEMEGPDEGDAARVVISPEAGAVVVRASPEVLDQVERFMSGLQATLNRQVILEARIVEITLSDEFEAGIDWDLVGNTSGRETTVDLTPSGFQSGSGLFELGIVRNGSFNATIDALQEQGDVMVLSSPRVSTLNNQKALIKVGTDSFFQTGVQLDTTISDGNTQTDVDPEFRSFFSGISLDVTPNINADGFVTLHVQPSVSNVTEIPRSVQIAGGETIEFRLASSDVRQSDSIVRARNGDLIVIGGLMEQREETIDAAVPGLGQIPPVNLLFSRQRQVSEKIELVILLRPTVVEEDTWRRAIDTQLEQML, via the coding sequence ATGCGACCAACCCGAATCTTACTGCTGGTGGCGATGGCGCTCACACTGGCCGGCTGTGCGGCCACCGGCGGTATGTCCCCTGGCGAGCGAAACGCCGCGATCGGCGAGATGATGACCGGCGGCAGTCAGGCCGCCACTGCGACGGATGAGGATGTTCCGCCCCTGCCGGAGGCGGCCCGTGAGATGCTCACCCCGCCGCCGCTTGAGACTGACGCACCGGCCCCCGTGCAGGAGCCCCGCTTCGACATCACGGCAGACCGGGTTGCGGTCGCCGAGTTCTATCATGGGCTTGTGGAAGACACGCCGTATAACGTGGTCGTTCATCCCGAGGTGGCCGGTACGGTCTCATTACGCCTGAATGATGTCTCGGTGCCGGAGGTGATGGATATCCTCAGCGAGGGATATGGCTATCACTACCAGCGCACGGACGGATCCTACCTCGTCCTCCCCTCCGCCCTGGAGACGCGGGTCTTTCGGCTTGATTACATCAATGTCCAACGCGAGGGCGTCTCCGGGACAAGCATCACGGGCGGCGAGATCACTTCTTCCGAGGAGGAAGATGACGCGAATGACTCCGGCGAGGTCAACGGCAGTTCATTGATCACGCGATCGAGTTCGCGGATCTGGTCAGATATCGAGACGGCCATCGAGGAGATCATCGCCGGCAACCGCGACGACGGACCCGAGACGCAGAACGCCTCACCCGATCCTGAAATGGAAGGTCCGGACGAAGGCGATGCCGCCCGGGTGGTGATCAGCCCGGAGGCCGGCGCGGTGGTGGTGCGGGCGAGCCCGGAGGTGCTTGATCAGGTCGAGCGGTTTATGTCGGGGCTGCAGGCCACACTGAACCGTCAGGTTATCCTTGAAGCCCGGATCGTCGAGATCACGCTCAGCGATGAGTTCGAGGCCGGCATCGACTGGGATCTGGTGGGCAACACGTCGGGCCGCGAGACCACCGTCGACCTGACGCCGAGCGGTTTCCAGAGCGGGTCCGGTCTCTTCGAGCTCGGTATCGTGCGCAACGGCTCGTTCAACGCCACCATCGACGCGCTCCAGGAACAGGGCGATGTCATGGTGCTGTCCTCCCCGCGGGTGTCCACGCTCAACAATCAGAAAGCGCTCATCAAGGTGGGCACCGACAGCTTTTTCCAGACCGGCGTGCAGTTGGATACGACCATCTCCGATGGCAATACCCAGACCGATGTGGATCCCGAGTTCCGCTCGTTCTTCTCGGGCATTTCCTTGGATGTGACGCCGAACATCAATGCGGATGGCTTTGTCACACTTCATGTCCAGCCGTCGGTCTCCAACGTCACCGAAATCCCGCGCTCGGTGCAGATTGCCGGCGGTGAGACCATCGAGTTCCGGCTTGCCAGCAGCGATGTGCGTCAGTCCGACTCCATCGTCCGGGCCCGCAACGGCGACCTCATCGTCATCGGCGGCCTCATGGAGCAGCGCGAGGAGACCATTGATGCCGCGGTTCCCGGTCTCGGCCAGATCCCGCCGGTGAACCTGCTCTTCAGCCGCCAGCGCCAGGTATCCGAGAAGATCGAACTGGTCATCCTGCTGCGGCCGACGGTGGTGGAGGAAGACACGTGGCGGAGGGCGATCGATACCCAGTTGGAGCAGATGCTATGA
- a CDS encoding tetratricopeptide repeat protein — protein sequence MSIHWSIPALTITALLLGMSPVALAQSENLERAPSETASDERALTLYHEGKRAMETGDLATGARHFREALSLDDRLQPARRDYARILMAAGRPDRAQAVLALGLELSPRDGATARMLARVARENGDLDLAIRALESIRPDTDAEETTLRANLATLYQATGNYSQAASLYAELRTVEPAAPRWILGEALALDYAGVTTDAAFAWSALIAHDEIDPSVRRYAEARIAALRDAQVPYGD from the coding sequence ATGAGCATTCACTGGTCAATTCCGGCACTTACCATCACGGCATTGCTGTTGGGCATGAGCCCGGTCGCCCTCGCGCAATCCGAGAATCTCGAGCGTGCACCGTCTGAAACCGCTTCGGATGAGCGTGCCCTGACGCTCTACCATGAGGGCAAGCGGGCCATGGAAACGGGTGATCTGGCCACGGGCGCGAGGCATTTCCGGGAGGCGTTATCGCTGGATGATCGCCTGCAGCCCGCACGGCGGGACTATGCGCGCATCCTCATGGCCGCCGGTCGACCGGATCGGGCCCAGGCCGTGTTGGCACTGGGTCTGGAACTGTCGCCACGTGACGGGGCCACGGCCCGCATGCTGGCCCGGGTGGCCCGGGAGAATGGCGATCTTGATCTGGCCATCCGCGCACTGGAGTCGATACGACCGGATACGGACGCGGAGGAGACCACCCTGCGGGCGAACCTGGCGACCCTATACCAGGCAACCGGGAACTATAGCCAGGCTGCCAGCCTCTACGCCGAGTTGCGTACCGTGGAGCCGGCCGCACCGCGCTGGATTCTGGGTGAGGCCCTGGCGCTGGATTATGCCGGCGTGACGACGGATGCCGCCTTTGCCTGGTCGGCGCTGATCGCTCACGACGAGATCGACCCATCAGTCCGGCGCTACGCCGAGGCGCGCATCGCGGCGCTACGCGATGCCCAGGTACCCTACGGAGACTGA
- a CDS encoding type II secretion system protein: MGRLTRLIADKESNNLHCSRQFRGRHQDGVTLIELIIALVIIGIAMATITSMVVFSFDAIKTNTNYAASIRTAESCYETLLSLHENNAWRWNQPDNNDTPYAGCNAEVWSELNINSIASDWLPDNSGRRTLLVNACRNDNFPSSLECQQINVDGPSTWFKIPVTDGSNLELLVPND, from the coding sequence ATGGGAAGATTAACGAGATTGATTGCTGACAAAGAGTCAAATAATCTTCACTGCAGCCGTCAGTTTCGTGGCCGGCATCAGGACGGCGTAACCCTGATTGAACTCATCATCGCGCTCGTCATCATCGGTATCGCAATGGCTACCATTACCTCAATGGTCGTCTTCAGTTTTGATGCAATTAAAACCAATACAAATTATGCCGCGAGTATCCGCACGGCTGAATCCTGTTATGAGACGCTGCTGTCACTGCATGAAAACAATGCATGGCGGTGGAACCAGCCTGATAACAATGACACCCCATACGCAGGATGTAATGCAGAGGTATGGAGCGAACTGAACATTAACAGCATCGCCAGCGACTGGTTACCTGATAACTCCGGTCGACGAACACTCCTCGTAAACGCGTGTCGTAATGACAATTTCCCCAGCTCGCTGGAATGTCAACAGATCAACGTCGACGGTCCTTCCACATGGTTTAAAATCCCCGTAACTGACGGGAGCAATCTTGAGCTCCTGGTCCCCAATGATTGA
- a CDS encoding sensor histidine kinase has protein sequence MSEKPVSPGIWHLAVPIEGIDDRAIFIINSTGHIESASHPARDLMDDSASRVTTLHAIFPGIPEKIFRELSQPAALDVTLDHDGLRFWALQCGDDQFWIECEDIAGEKALEDELSRLRRLVKQMEELAPLGDLVSQVSHELNTPLGVCITSASHLSDKIAGLETSFARGELTQRQMQAFLHAAGEAARLVDSNLARAAKIINGLRSFSKDARRHEREKLWLHAYILDIIEQLKPLLEKRNVDVLVNIPKDIVVFESPSVLSQIVSNLVVNSLRHGFSQRVDARPARIEIEATANIGMVEVLYTDNGTGIPQGMVETLFDPFVSGSDDPASTGLGMSIVRELVENRLNGTIKLEQPAVGARFVFTMRRHG, from the coding sequence ATGAGCGAAAAACCGGTGTCGCCGGGCATCTGGCATCTGGCCGTTCCGATCGAGGGCATCGACGACCGGGCCATTTTCATCATCAATTCGACGGGCCACATCGAATCGGCCAGCCACCCCGCGCGAGACCTGATGGATGATTCGGCAAGTCGTGTCACGACCCTGCATGCCATTTTTCCAGGTATTCCTGAAAAAATCTTTCGAGAACTTTCCCAACCGGCTGCATTGGATGTCACGCTGGATCATGATGGACTTCGGTTCTGGGCCCTGCAGTGCGGGGATGATCAGTTCTGGATCGAGTGCGAGGACATCGCCGGGGAGAAGGCCCTTGAAGATGAGCTCTCGAGGCTCAGACGACTCGTAAAGCAGATGGAGGAGCTCGCCCCGCTGGGCGACCTGGTGTCTCAAGTCTCTCATGAGCTCAACACGCCCCTCGGCGTCTGCATCACAAGCGCCTCGCACCTGAGCGACAAAATCGCAGGCCTCGAGACGAGTTTTGCGCGCGGCGAACTCACCCAACGCCAGATGCAGGCGTTCCTGCATGCGGCTGGCGAGGCAGCCCGGCTGGTCGACTCCAACCTGGCCCGAGCGGCGAAGATCATTAATGGGCTTCGAAGCTTTTCCAAGGACGCACGTCGGCACGAGCGGGAAAAGCTCTGGCTGCATGCTTATATCTTAGATATTATCGAGCAGCTAAAGCCGCTTCTAGAGAAGCGAAATGTCGACGTATTGGTGAATATACCGAAAGATATTGTCGTATTTGAAAGCCCGAGCGTACTCTCCCAAATCGTCTCGAATCTTGTCGTGAATTCCCTTCGTCACGGGTTTTCGCAGAGGGTGGATGCCCGTCCGGCAAGGATTGAGATCGAGGCCACGGCCAATATCGGAATGGTTGAAGTGCTGTACACGGACAACGGGACAGGCATACCACAGGGCATGGTCGAGACATTATTTGATCCCTTCGTCAGCGGCAGTGATGACCCGGCGTCGACAGGGCTAGGCATGTCGATCGTGCGCGAGCTGGTGGAAAACCGCCTGAATGGCACGATAAAACTCGAACAGCCGGCGGTCGGTGCCCGGTTCGTATTCACCATGAGGCGACACGGATGA
- a CDS encoding prepilin peptidase, producing MLGVAPYFAIILGALLGSFLNVVISRVPAQIDYAARQTDRAEGEPGSPPPPGIAWPGSHCPACKHPIRIRDNIPIISWLMLRGRCRDCSEPIPLRYPVTELFTAIITAVVVLRFGIGDLTLLLPMLLLSWWLIAMAVIDLETRLLPDALTLSGLWLGLLFSVSTGFISPTMAIIGAAVGYASLWLINTGYVWLRGHDGLGYGDFKLFAMIGAWGGVETLLATSLIAPICALLIAVAQIPRQGFSSRREMPFGPYLALGGWIAIMAPPSIAVWLPPWAG from the coding sequence TTGCTTGGAGTAGCGCCTTACTTCGCTATTATTCTCGGCGCGCTTCTAGGCAGCTTCCTCAACGTCGTCATCTCACGCGTCCCGGCGCAGATCGACTACGCCGCCCGACAGACGGACCGCGCTGAGGGCGAGCCAGGCTCCCCTCCCCCGCCGGGCATCGCCTGGCCGGGTTCACACTGCCCGGCCTGCAAACACCCGATCCGCATCCGGGACAACATCCCCATCATAAGTTGGCTGATGCTGCGGGGGCGCTGCCGCGACTGCAGCGAGCCGATTCCGCTACGCTATCCGGTCACCGAGCTCTTCACCGCCATCATCACGGCGGTTGTCGTACTGCGCTTCGGCATCGGCGACCTGACGCTCCTGCTGCCCATGCTGCTTTTGAGCTGGTGGCTCATCGCCATGGCGGTGATTGACCTCGAGACCCGCCTGCTCCCGGATGCGCTCACCCTCAGCGGGCTATGGTTAGGGCTGTTATTCAGCGTGTCCACTGGCTTTATCAGCCCCACCATGGCGATCATTGGCGCCGCGGTAGGCTATGCATCGCTCTGGCTGATCAACACGGGCTACGTCTGGCTGCGAGGACATGACGGGCTGGGGTATGGGGACTTCAAGCTCTTTGCCATGATCGGGGCCTGGGGTGGCGTCGAAACGCTCTTGGCCACCAGTCTGATCGCCCCGATCTGTGCGCTGCTGATCGCTGTGGCCCAGATCCCCCGCCAGGGATTCAGCAGCCGCCGGGAGATGCCATTCGGCCCCTATCTCGCCCTCGGCGGCTGGATCGCCATTATGGCGCCGCCTTCTATTGCGGTCTGGCTACCGCCTTGGGCGGGGTGA
- a CDS encoding type II secretion system protein, whose protein sequence is MSDMRNRAMRSHYGFTLLEIVVTLIILGIVAAVASTPLITLIQSRDSISMAASEQSDNDYALARMATQIRLSETDGIDRCNATELWIRGDSGPDAAATQYTFTAGQILVSEKILVENVDNPDAGGEKLCDIVDDGLRLYRLAFRVDGELFAVRAFKRDAGPQ, encoded by the coding sequence ATGAGCGATATGAGAAACCGGGCAATGCGAAGTCATTACGGCTTCACGCTGCTGGAAATCGTGGTAACACTGATCATCCTCGGTATCGTTGCAGCCGTTGCGAGCACACCACTCATAACACTCATCCAGTCCCGAGATTCAATCAGTATGGCTGCCTCCGAGCAGTCGGATAACGACTACGCGCTTGCACGCATGGCAACGCAAATACGCCTTAGCGAGACCGATGGTATTGACCGCTGCAATGCAACGGAGCTCTGGATACGGGGTGACAGTGGCCCGGATGCCGCCGCCACGCAGTACACTTTCACGGCGGGTCAGATACTGGTGAGCGAAAAGATACTCGTGGAAAACGTGGACAATCCAGATGCGGGCGGTGAAAAACTATGTGACATTGTGGATGACGGTCTAAGGCTCTATCGTTTAGCCTTCCGGGTTGATGGCGAACTATTCGCCGTCCGAGCCTTTAAACGTGATGCTGGCCCCCAGTGA
- a CDS encoding pilus assembly FimT family protein, which translates to MRPQGGFTLMEIVITIAVLGILAGVAFNVSGIGGNRISEVLRAEDRVKTELRRARAEALYRLPEMDGNSEQPFIALIDAFASDASVCPEEVPFLHPIGEVDANSVSCSGCAGCLSGNNIKIKISIDSTERCLQLISANGKINEIDC; encoded by the coding sequence ATGAGGCCGCAGGGCGGGTTCACATTGATGGAGATCGTCATAACGATCGCCGTGCTTGGGATCCTGGCGGGCGTCGCGTTCAACGTCAGTGGTATCGGTGGAAATCGAATCTCAGAAGTGCTCCGTGCAGAAGATCGAGTAAAGACAGAGCTCCGCAGAGCGCGAGCCGAAGCCTTATATCGGTTACCAGAGATGGATGGGAACAGTGAGCAACCCTTTATTGCACTGATCGACGCTTTTGCATCGGATGCTTCCGTCTGTCCTGAAGAGGTACCCTTTCTCCATCCTATCGGTGAGGTGGATGCCAACTCTGTCTCCTGCTCGGGTTGTGCCGGATGCCTTTCAGGCAACAATATAAAAATCAAAATATCGATAGATTCCACAGAGCGCTGCCTGCAACTGATCTCTGCAAATGGGAAGATTAACGAGATTGATTGCTGA